The following are encoded together in the Oryzias melastigma strain HK-1 linkage group LG17, ASM292280v2, whole genome shotgun sequence genome:
- the fabp6 gene encoding gastrotropin, producing the protein MAFAGRWEVESQEGYDEFCKGIGIPADVIEKGRDFKMITEVTQNGDDFTWTQVYPTLKVSNKFTIGKESDMETIGGKKFKATVNMEGGKMTVSFPNYFQTNEISGGKLIETCKAGSVVMKKVSKKI; encoded by the exons ATGGCCTTTGCTGGACGATGGGAAGTCGAATCCCAGGAGGGTTATGACGAGTTCTGCAAGGGGATTG GAATTCCCGCTGATGTCATCGAGAAGGGCCGTGACTTCAAGATGATCACGGAGGTCACCCAGAATGGGGACGACTTCACCTGGACCCAAGTCTACCCCACTCTCAAGGTCAGCAACAAGTTCACCATTGGAAAGGAGAGCGACATGGAGACCATCGGAGGAAAGAAATTTAAG GCAACCGTGAACATGGAAGGGGGGAAGATGACCGTGAGCTTCCCCAACTACTTTCAGACCAACGAGATCAGTGGAGGGAAGCTCATCGAG ACCTGCAAAGCCGGCTCTGTGGTGATGAAGAAGGTCAGCAAGAAGATCTAA